The following are encoded in a window of Sminthopsis crassicaudata isolate SCR6 chromosome 3, ASM4859323v1, whole genome shotgun sequence genomic DNA:
- the GPR171 gene encoding G-protein coupled receptor 171 has protein sequence MHSNSSSICMIYKDLEPFTYFFYLIFLVGIIGSCFAVWAFTQKDANPKCVSIYLINLLTADFLLTLALPVKIIVDLGVAPWKLKIFHCQVTACLIYINMYLSIIFLAFVSMDRCLQLTHSCKIYRIQEPGFAKMISTVVWLMVLLIMVPNMAIPIDNIEEKPIVGCMEFKKDFGKNWHIFTNFICVAIFLNFSAIILISNCLVIRQLYRKKDSENYANAKRALVHILLVTGSYIICFVPYHIVRIPYTLSQSNVITDCPTKISLFKAKEATLLLAVSNLCFDPILYYKLSKAFRLKVTETFASQRETSVHQENPSRESKL, from the coding sequence ATGCATTCCAACAGCTCTTCCATTTGCATGATCTACAAAGACTTGGAGCCATTCACATATTTCTTCTACTTGATCTTCCTCGTTGGAATTATTGGGAGCTGTTTTGCAGTCTGGGCATTCACTCAGAAAGATGCAAACCCCAAGTGTGTGAGCATATACTTAATTAACTTGCTCACGGCAGATTTCTTGCTCACTCTAGCACTGCCAGTGAAAATTATTGTCGACTTAGGGGTGGCCCCGTGGAAGTTAAAGATTTTCCACTGCCAAGTGACCGCCTGCTTAATCTACATCAACATGTACTTATCGATTATATTTTTAGCCTTTGTCAGCATGGATCGCTGTCTCCAGTTGACACACAGCTGCAAAATTTACAGGATACAGGAGCCCGGCTTTGCCAAAATGATCTCCACAGTGGTTTGGCTGATGGTTCTCCTGATAATGGTACCCAACATGGCAATTCCCATCGATAACATTGAAGAGAAGCCAATAGTAGGCTGCAtggaattcaaaaaagattttgggAAGAACTGGCACATATTTACTAATTTCATATGTGTGGCAATATTCCTGAACTTCTCAGCAATCATTTTAATATCCAACTGCCTTGTCATCCGACAGCTGTACCGAAAAAAAGACAGTGAGAACTACGCAAATGCGAAACGGGCTCTGGTCCATATATTGCTGGTAACTGGAAGCTACATTATCTGTTTTGTTCCTTACCACATCGTTAGGATCCCCTACACTCTCAGTCAAAGCAATGTCATAACGGACTGCCCAACCAAGATCTCCCTCTTTAAAGCTAAGGAGGCGACGTTACTGTTAGCAGTATCCAACctctgttttgaccctattttatattataaactcTCTAAAGCATTCCGGTTAAAAGTAACTGAGACATTTGCGTCGCAAAGGGAGACGAGTGTGCACCAAGAAAACCCAAGCCGTGAGAGCAAGCTATAA